The genomic stretch GGATTTCCTGCCCAGCTGATATGTTCATCAAACTCTTTTCTGAACCAGATTAAAATCTCTTTTTTACTTCTTTCAATAAAATATATAATAATTCCTGCTGCATCAGAATTCAGCCCCAGCTCTTTGCCGTAATCTTTCAGAAAACGATTGCTTATAAAGACATTATCTGAGGTATTTTCATAGGCCCATCCTACAATTTTATTGATGATTTCCCGATCTGGGGTAGCTCCGTCGGTTACAATATCATTGTCTGAAATAATTGCCAATCCGTCAGCTTTTGGCATAAGTCTAAGCTGCGATTTATTAAAATCCAAAGAATCGAATAAAGTACCGTATTCCAAAAATTCAGATTTTAGAGCAGATAATCTTTCGTTCAGATCTATTCTATATTCTAATTCTTTTTTAGATTTAAAAGACGAATAAGCGTTAGATGCCAAAACAGTGAAAATGCCTGCCTGCACACGATCTTCGAGATCGATATGTTTCGGTTCAGAATTTTGGCAGGTCACCAATCCCCACAATTGATCATCAATGATAATCGAAATGCTGAAACTTGATGAAGCTCCTGAATTTTTGATGTATTGCCCATGTATAGGCGACATTGCTCTGCAAGCTGCAAAGGTAAGATCTATATTTCTTTCTTCGCGACTGAGAATACGAACAGGCTCGGTATGAACATTAGAAAATATTCTTTTTCTTTTCTTTTTGTAGAGTTCACGGGCTTGTCTCGGAATGTCGTGTTCGGGATAATGAAGTCCTAAATAGCTTTCCAGATGACTGTTTGTTTTTTCTGAAATTACTTTTCCGGAACCGTCATTCATAAATTTATAGACCATGATCCGGTCATAATTTATAATATTAAAAATAGTATTGAGGAGTTGATCCCAAATCCCCTGTTCGTTATCAATGATATAAAAATTATCATATTTATTGGTAATACGCTTAAGAGGGTTTTCAATAACCGCCTCAAACTCCAGAAAAATATAATCATTTGCTCTGAAAACCGAAAAGTGATATTGTTTGTCGTTGATTACAATTTTGTCGAAATAAGTTTCATTTTCTCTTTTTGAAAGAAATCCTGCATCTTTAAAAATATCAGAATCGATCACGGTTTTAAAAACCTCAGGAAACTGCGAAAGCTTTTTTCCAAAAAGATCTTCACTGCGTTCTACTTTGAAAACATCTGCGATATTTTCGCTGAAGAAGGTAATGGTAAGGGAAGTTGTCTCGATGCCAATTAAATATCCAAAACTTTGTATATAGCCAGGAATATGAATGGGCTCATCATGACATTCAACAAAATTCATAATATGCTAATAAAGATCAAAGATAACTAAATAATATCCTATATAACATTCGTGTGGTATGTAAGGTTAAACTTCTCCTTAATAATTAACAAGAATTATGATTTATTAAAATAAAAATAGAATTTAATTAATTAAAATCTAATCATAACTCATAATTATTAGCAAATTTATTAACATTACAAAAATAATTTATAATATATATCATTTATTTCACCTCTTTTACTTCTGCCTTAGACCATTGGTTTTCAAGAGATAAACATGTTTTTATCTTAAGGAATCGAGCATATTAATCTGTGAAATATTCTTTCAGACAATCTAAATTTTTTATCGGAACAATTGTCGGAGATTGTATATCATTTGTGGGTTTTAACGGAAGAGGTTTATTTTAATATCATTATTGATGTTTGATGTTCAATAATTCCGTAGCGAATTTCCGGTTCAAAAAAAATCCATTGTTTTTACAGGACGGCAAAGTTGGTCCCGAATTTTTCATTAACTATTCGAAATTTATCTTAAGTGATCTCTATACTTCTTTATCAAAATAAAGCATATAAAATTTCCCTTTCTCATCCTGCCCTTGCTCAAGCATTTTTCGATCTCCATGAATGTAGATGTGAAAATTTTTATCTAATTTAATTATACTTTTGAAATGTCGCTGCGTCTTTTTCACCGCCGCTTCACTGATCGGGAATTCTTCAGCAATATTGATCTGCATTTCCTGTTCGTAATCGGTTTTATAATTGTTAAAACTTTCGATTACATGCTCGTCTTTCAGTACTTCAGCAGCAAACTCATCCAGCTTAAATTCTTCTTTCTCCTTGAAAAAATTAATAGACTGGTTCAAAAAGTCAGCCTGATCTGCTCTTGAAACTTCAAATTCCTGAGGAAGCTGTTTTGTGATATAGTCTTTGTAAACCATTAAAGCTTCCTGCGTGTGGAAATACTCATCATCACGCTGTTTTACCTTTAAAAAATCTTCAAACCAGTAATACATATCTCCGTTTTTGTTGTTATCAACCACGGAAAGTACATATCCACTTTCTTTATTGTTATTGTAAATTAAAGCGGCTTTATCAATTTTAGACAAACTGATTCCCTGATCTTTTTCAATCTCAAAAGTTTCATTTTTGGGGAATATTTTTAAGAAAGAATCTCTTTTTTCGGTTTTAAAGATTCCGATTTTGTCTACTCTTTCCTCGCTTTCTCTTTCGTCTTCAAAGAAAACAATAAACAATTCTCCGCCCTGAACTCTTGGATTTTCTGCAGCTTCGAAAAGATGCTTAGCAATATTCTCTGCCTCCCAAAGAAACTTGGCTTTATCATCAAAAATCTCAGACACGGAACTGAAAACCGGATTGTTTACCAAATAAGAATCGCTGTAGAATTGGTAGGTTTCTTCAGTTTTAAAAGAGCCTAAAAAATAATTCTCCA from Chryseobacterium indoltheticum encodes the following:
- a CDS encoding ATP-binding protein, translating into MNFVECHDEPIHIPGYIQSFGYLIGIETTSLTITFFSENIADVFKVERSEDLFGKKLSQFPEVFKTVIDSDIFKDAGFLSKRENETYFDKIVINDKQYHFSVFRANDYIFLEFEAVIENPLKRITNKYDNFYIIDNEQGIWDQLLNTIFNIINYDRIMVYKFMNDGSGKVISEKTNSHLESYLGLHYPEHDIPRQARELYKKKRKRIFSNVHTEPVRILSREERNIDLTFAACRAMSPIHGQYIKNSGASSSFSISIIIDDQLWGLVTCQNSEPKHIDLEDRVQAGIFTVLASNAYSSFKSKKELEYRIDLNERLSALKSEFLEYGTLFDSLDFNKSQLRLMPKADGLAIISDNDIVTDGATPDREIINKIVGWAYENTSDNVFISNRFLKDYGKELGLNSDAAGIIIYFIERSKKEILIWFRKEFDEHISWAGNPEKKVNTFSKNGEEMTTVSPRESFKVFIENIKGKSKRWSSKNQIAVHLIRDLIFETSHKQYITIKKLNDQLKKVNEELDSFSYTISHDLGTPLTVMKLNAQMLLNSLGDIDEKDKNKIKSIIGEIDNMAEMMQNVLQLSRAKHSEIKLETIETNQTIQKITENAKIMYDSRKSMVVIKECPEVLADKTMLHQVFLNIINNAVKYSSDQEQPIIEIEGTEAGDKIIYRIKDNGIGIPEENKHKMFKIFNRMDNAKKFKGNGVGLSIVHRIMNRLGGNVDYESTKDGTCFILTFQKPKFVKL
- a CDS encoding nucleoid-associated protein, which encodes MFTKIVVHRVGNKINGESLILSQEELQLDEGTVELLENYFLGSFKTEETYQFYSDSYLVNNPVFSSVSEIFDDKAKFLWEAENIAKHLFEAAENPRVQGGELFIVFFEDERESEERVDKIGIFKTEKRDSFLKIFPKNETFEIEKDQGISLSKIDKAALIYNNNKESGYVLSVVDNNKNGDMYYWFEDFLKVKQRDDEYFHTQEALMVYKDYITKQLPQEFEVSRADQADFLNQSINFFKEKEEFKLDEFAAEVLKDEHVIESFNNYKTDYEQEMQINIAEEFPISEAAVKKTQRHFKSIIKLDKNFHIYIHGDRKMLEQGQDEKGKFYMLYFDKEV